GCGACCACCACCACCGCTCGCTCGACCTTCAGGAGATAGACCCGGGCGAGCTCGAAGGCATAATGTCCGCGCTGAAGGAGGCTACCGACAAACCGTTCGGTGAGCTCAAAGCCCGCGTTGACGAGCATCTCCTGAAGAAGTTCGGCGTGGCCGAAGTCATGCCCTGGCACCTCTCGGATCCGTTTTTTCAGGACGCGAAGCTTGAGATCGGGGAGGCATTCGGCTACGGCGGCGGCCTCGACGGAGCGTTTGCGGGTAAGGATATAGAGGCCTTGACAAAGAAAACCTACGACAACCTCGGCCTCGAGGTGCGCGGGGTGATGAAGGTCAGCGACCTGTACGAGCGGGAGGGCAAGGACCAGCACGCCTTCTGCCTCCACGTTGGGCGCAAACCGCCATACGACGTGCGGGTCCTGGCGAACGTCCGGGACGACCACTACTGGGCCGACACCATGCTCCACGAGTTCGGGCACGCCGTCTACGATAAGCACCACGACCCGTTCCTGCCGTACTTTCTGCGTTCGGTCGCCCACACCAACACCACCGAGGCGATCGCCCTGATGATGGGTTCCCTTGCCGACGACCCGACCTGGCTTACGGAGATAGCCGGGATTCCGGAGGGAAAAACCGACGGCGCATGGCGCATGAACCGCCTCGACAAGCTCACCTTTGTACGCTGGGCCCTTGTGATGTACCGCTTCGAGCAGGAACTCTACCGCGACCCCGACCGCGACGACCTGAACGACGTGTGGTGGAACCTTGTCGAGGAACTGCAGCTAGTAAAGAAGCCCGAAGGCCGCGATGAGCCGGACTGGGCGGCCAAGATCCACGTCGCGACCGCCCCGGTCTACTACCACAACTACGTTCTCGGGGAACTCATCGCCACGCAGCTTCGGGCCTACATCGAAAGCAGCGTAACCCACGCACCGTTCTTCCGCGAAGGTCCCGGCGAGATGGCCGGGCGCTACCTTGTGGAAGCCGTTTTCGGACCCGGCGCGCGCGACAGCTGGCGCGAAGCCGTA
This sequence is a window from Rubrobacter indicoceani. Protein-coding genes within it:
- a CDS encoding M2 family metallopeptidase, with the translated sequence MPANGPTPDHEIQTFINEYAELAAPREEALGKAYWNLATTGTEESQAALVEAGLAYNEVFSDPDDFETLRRWHGEREGHGDALTRQVTVLYKTFAASQGDRETLERTQALEAQASSVYSNHRAEVDGEKIGSNRVRDILRSSTDEALRRKAWASSKTVGREVSETVRELARLRNKIAQEQGYRDHHHRSLDLQEIDPGELEGIMSALKEATDKPFGELKARVDEHLLKKFGVAEVMPWHLSDPFFQDAKLEIGEAFGYGGGLDGAFAGKDIEALTKKTYDNLGLEVRGVMKVSDLYEREGKDQHAFCLHVGRKPPYDVRVLANVRDDHYWADTMLHEFGHAVYDKHHDPFLPYFLRSVAHTNTTEAIALMMGSLADDPTWLTEIAGIPEGKTDGAWRMNRLDKLTFVRWALVMYRFEQELYRDPDRDDLNDVWWNLVEELQLVKKPEGRDEPDWAAKIHVATAPVYYHNYVLGELIATQLRAYIESSVTHAPFFREGPGEMAGRYLVEAVFGPGARDSWREAVERATGEPLKPERFVASLLP